The Candidatus Melainabacteria bacterium genome includes a window with the following:
- a CDS encoding M28 family peptidase, producing MSLNADRTNQSSTLMSQKRTYSIICAAIVLTTAVAFYWRVTWHSMPGQTFNGPLPPLSEKEVTIRDALAKHVHVLAEDIGERNSTQFEHLNKAAEYIIQEFKIIGYQPRFQAYELNGKTYKNIEVEIAGKDPNAAILIVGAHYDSALNSPGADDNASGVASLLELSRALWGKQFDRKIKIVAFANGEPPYANTPDSGSHRYAQLAKGYGAKIKGMISLDELGYYSDSPESEKLPVNIFSYYPAVGDFVMAVGNAESASFCRGAVESFRNSTKFPSEGIICRDSVNPQGMEGVDHVEFWKAGYPAVMFTDTGADRDPVIHSAEDVSSRVDADRLCRVTGGLVAVLMSLASN from the coding sequence ATGAGCCTCAACGCCGACAGAACAAACCAGTCCAGCACGTTGATGAGCCAAAAGAGAACTTACTCGATCATTTGCGCAGCCATCGTGCTGACAACGGCGGTAGCGTTCTATTGGCGTGTTACATGGCATTCGATGCCAGGTCAAACATTCAATGGTCCATTACCGCCACTGAGTGAGAAAGAAGTCACCATCCGTGATGCATTGGCTAAGCACGTCCATGTTCTTGCGGAAGATATTGGAGAGCGCAATTCAACTCAATTTGAGCACTTGAATAAAGCGGCTGAATACATAATTCAAGAGTTCAAGATTATTGGCTATCAGCCGAGGTTTCAGGCATATGAGCTGAATGGGAAAACCTACAAAAATATTGAGGTAGAAATTGCAGGTAAAGATCCAAATGCAGCTATTTTGATTGTGGGCGCACATTATGATTCTGCCTTGAATTCGCCAGGCGCTGATGACAATGCCTCCGGCGTCGCATCTTTGCTTGAATTGTCGCGGGCGCTGTGGGGCAAACAGTTTGACCGCAAAATCAAAATTGTCGCCTTTGCCAATGGTGAGCCGCCTTATGCAAATACTCCGGATTCAGGTAGCCATCGCTATGCTCAATTAGCAAAGGGCTACGGTGCAAAAATCAAAGGCATGATTTCACTGGACGAACTCGGCTATTACTCCGATTCGCCAGAGTCGGAGAAATTGCCGGTGAACATTTTTTCTTACTATCCAGCTGTTGGTGATTTCGTTATGGCGGTCGGAAATGCTGAGTCAGCATCGTTTTGTCGAGGCGCCGTCGAGTCATTCAGGAATAGCACAAAATTTCCGAGTGAGGGAATCATTTGTCGTGATTCGGTAAATCCTCAGGGCATGGAAGGGGTCGATCATGTGGAGTTCTGGAAGGCTGGCTATCCGGCCGTCATGTTTACCGACACCGGGGCGGATCGGGACCCCGTTATCCATTCCGCTGAGGATGTTTCTAGCCGGGTAGATGCCGACAGGCTCTGCAGAGTCACCGGTGGGCTCGTCGCCGTGCTTATGAGTCTCGCTAGTAACTGA
- a CDS encoding GIY-YIG nuclease family protein → MPFYTYVIECSNGSLYTGWTNDVQQRIENHNSGKGAKYTRANRPVKLLFAWKLDTKVDAMKLEWKIKRMNRAAKLRLIENPESIALISESSN, encoded by the coding sequence ATGCCTTTTTATACATACGTAATTGAATGTTCTAATGGATCCCTCTACACAGGGTGGACCAATGACGTTCAGCAGCGCATTGAGAACCATAACTCAGGCAAAGGAGCTAAATACACTCGCGCCAATCGCCCCGTAAAGCTTCTGTTTGCATGGAAATTAGACACGAAAGTTGATGCTATGAAGTTGGAATGGAAAATTAAGCGAATGAACCGCGCCGCTAAGCTCAGACTAATCGAAAATCCTGAGTCAATAGCCTTAATAAGCGAATCGAGCAATTGA
- a CDS encoding ATP-dependent DNA helicase, with translation MKKINIGVRDFALPLPRTGSIEVNSGYGSLPTNGQELHVALQKKRQSEFYNYRCEVKVSHTFERGGFKFIVSGQIDGILDGTVTIVEEIKSSFDIQDLLQKLKENADHPYAMQLKTYMYLLMLTERVKPLGRFVLVSARTGEEIELPIHFDQTSYETWLDKRLDELVAEAELREADAARRKMIARNVTFPFATPRQSQLELIDHVEAGLINNEPMLIQAPTGLGKTIGVMFPVIKEAFARGQTVVYVTPKNSQHSVAEDAIKRLQKKQPKLRSLTITAKARLCPKAEQICNPHYCEYAKDYYQKVYENDLVNKAAKHKHLSAQTFRDLGENYKVCPFELSVDCIERADVVIGDYNYVFSPRSLLGRLTNQTAAKKDRPNLIIDEAHNLPSRATDYYSGSLSTYALQLLKNDLTTQNHNFVSEALTLINKGIEIIYSCKPNGTRQAKLEVIPDSFKDHNERLKDFVMRYLGAKIDIEQKDPILKLCGDWADFTAALDFEGDNFFATYSENSLGASIKITCCDASEKLKAAHDAFSNVVAFSATLKPFEYYAKLSGFKSAKTKTMEFQTPFPKLNRKLVVIPQVSTKYSDRDKNYQKIAQAIMKITEVRRGNYFVFFPSFGFLDEVAKLCTFDKFVLIKQSPEMRPTEVNRYIEQLKAQQEPTLIFAVQGGVFSEGVDYPGDSVIGAIIVGPALPNYNLERELLRGYYEKYYGSGFEYAYTYPAMAKVIQSAGRVIRSENDRGLIVLMDRRFVETSYVDTMPDDWFDTSVNELVSSSILSDIQQFWKESEQQIEPAHESIA, from the coding sequence ATGAAAAAGATAAACATTGGAGTGCGAGACTTCGCACTGCCATTGCCACGCACTGGCAGCATAGAAGTCAATTCGGGCTACGGCTCGTTACCGACCAATGGACAAGAACTACATGTCGCCTTGCAAAAGAAACGCCAGAGCGAGTTCTACAACTATCGTTGTGAAGTCAAAGTAAGTCACACCTTCGAGCGTGGCGGTTTCAAATTTATAGTCAGTGGACAAATTGACGGCATTCTGGACGGCACCGTCACTATAGTCGAGGAAATCAAGTCATCGTTCGATATCCAGGACTTGTTGCAGAAGCTCAAGGAAAATGCCGATCATCCCTACGCAATGCAACTCAAAACGTATATGTATCTGCTCATGCTTACCGAGAGAGTAAAGCCTCTCGGTCGCTTCGTACTTGTCTCGGCACGCACTGGCGAAGAGATAGAGCTACCGATACATTTCGACCAGACCAGCTACGAAACCTGGCTGGATAAACGGTTGGATGAATTGGTAGCTGAAGCAGAACTGCGCGAAGCTGACGCAGCACGCAGAAAGATGATTGCCCGCAATGTGACGTTTCCTTTTGCTACGCCTCGGCAAAGTCAACTCGAGCTCATCGATCACGTCGAGGCCGGTCTGATTAATAATGAACCGATGCTGATTCAGGCGCCAACCGGACTGGGAAAGACGATCGGGGTCATGTTTCCGGTTATAAAGGAAGCGTTTGCACGCGGGCAAACCGTTGTCTACGTAACGCCAAAAAACAGCCAGCATTCAGTCGCTGAAGACGCAATAAAAAGGCTGCAAAAAAAACAGCCCAAATTACGCTCACTGACTATCACAGCCAAAGCCAGGCTGTGCCCAAAAGCTGAACAAATCTGCAATCCACACTATTGCGAATATGCCAAAGATTACTATCAAAAGGTCTATGAAAACGACCTGGTCAACAAGGCAGCAAAACACAAACATCTCTCAGCACAGACTTTTCGCGATCTGGGCGAGAATTACAAAGTCTGCCCATTCGAACTTAGTGTCGATTGCATCGAACGTGCTGATGTAGTTATTGGAGACTACAATTACGTCTTTTCACCGCGCTCATTGCTAGGGCGTCTCACCAATCAGACCGCCGCGAAAAAGGACAGACCTAATCTGATCATCGACGAGGCGCACAATCTGCCGAGCCGAGCCACTGATTATTATTCAGGCAGCCTTTCAACATACGCTTTGCAATTGCTAAAAAATGATTTGACCACACAAAATCATAATTTCGTCTCCGAAGCGCTAACGCTCATTAACAAAGGCATCGAAATCATATATTCGTGCAAGCCCAATGGTACGAGACAGGCAAAACTTGAAGTAATACCGGATTCATTCAAGGACCATAACGAGCGCCTGAAAGATTTCGTCATGCGTTACCTTGGTGCAAAAATAGACATTGAGCAGAAAGACCCAATTTTAAAACTCTGTGGAGATTGGGCAGACTTCACAGCTGCCCTGGATTTCGAAGGTGACAATTTTTTCGCCACCTATAGCGAAAATTCACTCGGTGCTAGCATCAAAATAACTTGCTGCGATGCTTCAGAAAAGCTGAAGGCAGCGCATGACGCATTCTCAAACGTGGTGGCATTTTCAGCTACCCTGAAACCGTTTGAATACTACGCAAAATTATCCGGTTTCAAGTCGGCAAAAACAAAAACAATGGAATTTCAGACACCGTTTCCAAAACTAAATCGCAAACTTGTTGTAATCCCACAAGTGTCGACGAAGTATTCGGATCGGGACAAAAATTACCAGAAGATCGCTCAAGCAATCATGAAAATTACAGAGGTTCGCCGGGGCAACTATTTTGTCTTTTTCCCTAGCTTTGGTTTCCTCGATGAGGTCGCAAAACTATGTACATTTGACAAATTTGTTCTCATCAAACAGTCCCCTGAGATGCGCCCAACCGAAGTCAATCGTTACATCGAACAGCTGAAAGCGCAACAGGAGCCAACTTTAATCTTCGCCGTACAGGGAGGTGTTTTTTCCGAAGGAGTCGACTATCCCGGAGATTCGGTGATCGGCGCCATTATAGTTGGACCAGCCCTGCCGAACTACAATCTTGAACGCGAACTATTGCGCGGTTACTATGAAAAGTACTACGGCTCTGGCTTCGAATATGCATATACATATCCGGCAATGGCCAAGGTAATCCAGTCTGCAGGCAGAGTAATTCGCTCAGAAAACGATCGCGGTTTGATAGTGCTTATGGATAGAAGATTTGTCGAAACAAGTTATGTGGACACAATGCCAGACGACTGGTTCGACACTTCAGTCAACGAGTTAGTTTCGAGCAGCATTTTGTCAGATATCCAACAGTTCTGGAAAGAAAGCGAGCAACAAATTGAGCCAGCACATGAATCTATTGCGTGA
- a CDS encoding DUF2156 domain-containing protein has protein sequence MPDETTQPEQSQAEPEFTSGGLTAAARRFLKPEDIDPIGTFADWPIWLVSGTTLLAGLIGTVQPLLVRFEKHPKLFSALVPFELYHLSKTVELGFALLLIYLSFNLWRRKRTAWWMAVLINGLSATLQLLRIGGEHSIWLARKISEIDLPSYSAVPPILGCGFLLILRNHFRVKSESNSIRFAVLVSSVLIVVAIGYGTLGFWLLDKIDFGVSFSLRSCFERAISGITQLGNTDLTAHTRYARWFIESLQVVGYIVPVFVIASLFRPINYQLNTHPRERHLAEEILNKHGRTSLDRYKLLPDKSYLFSPDRQSFVAYKTENAIAISLGDPVGPPEKILEMTRQFLNYCHENGWSCAFMQVPAEFLPIYEELKLDVLKIGEDGVVDLASFCNETVNKKTFKSPIKKLERDGYKVVQSLAPHSEEELAELKAVSDEWLSLPGRRERGFSLGQFDKSELQHDTTYNLVDPNGKIIAFANQVRSYQPGEVTIDLMRHRVEVPNGAMDFLFAKMLLMLHQAGFTHFSLGLAALSGVGTESDATLQERAVHQIYEHMNRFFSYKGLRNYKAKFAPAWVSRYLVYEGGTPGLVRTTIAIAKATED, from the coding sequence GTGCCAGACGAAACAACTCAGCCCGAACAAAGTCAAGCGGAACCGGAATTTACCAGCGGTGGGCTGACGGCCGCGGCCAGGCGATTTCTCAAACCTGAAGATATTGACCCAATCGGAACCTTTGCAGATTGGCCAATCTGGCTTGTTTCCGGCACGACTCTGCTCGCCGGTCTGATTGGCACAGTGCAACCGCTATTGGTGCGCTTCGAAAAACATCCGAAACTCTTTTCCGCACTAGTTCCATTCGAACTTTATCACCTGAGCAAAACTGTAGAACTTGGTTTTGCTCTTCTATTGATCTACCTCTCGTTCAACCTTTGGCGCCGCAAGCGGACAGCCTGGTGGATGGCCGTACTGATCAACGGCTTGTCGGCGACATTGCAACTTCTGCGTATCGGCGGCGAACATTCAATTTGGCTAGCACGAAAAATCAGTGAAATAGACTTACCAAGCTATTCTGCCGTACCACCGATTTTAGGGTGTGGATTCCTTCTGATCTTGCGTAATCACTTTCGCGTAAAAAGCGAATCAAACTCCATACGGTTTGCGGTCCTAGTCAGCTCTGTGCTGATTGTAGTTGCGATTGGTTACGGCACACTCGGTTTCTGGCTGTTAGACAAAATCGACTTTGGAGTCAGTTTCAGCCTTCGAAGTTGTTTCGAACGTGCCATAAGTGGTATCACTCAGCTCGGAAATACTGATCTTACAGCGCATACCAGATATGCTCGCTGGTTCATCGAGTCATTACAAGTTGTCGGATACATCGTTCCAGTTTTTGTGATTGCCAGTCTGTTCAGACCAATCAATTATCAACTCAATACTCATCCCCGAGAGCGCCACCTGGCGGAAGAAATTCTCAACAAACATGGGCGCACATCACTGGATCGATACAAATTACTGCCCGACAAATCGTACCTGTTTTCACCTGATAGACAATCGTTTGTCGCATATAAAACAGAAAATGCAATCGCAATCAGCCTGGGAGATCCCGTCGGTCCGCCCGAAAAGATATTAGAGATGACCAGACAGTTTCTAAATTATTGCCACGAGAACGGCTGGTCTTGCGCATTTATGCAGGTGCCGGCAGAATTCTTACCGATATACGAAGAGCTAAAACTAGACGTATTGAAGATTGGCGAAGACGGTGTAGTTGATTTGGCTTCTTTTTGCAACGAAACTGTTAACAAGAAGACCTTCAAAAGCCCTATCAAAAAACTGGAACGCGACGGCTACAAAGTTGTTCAATCGCTGGCGCCCCACTCGGAGGAAGAACTAGCTGAATTGAAGGCAGTATCCGATGAATGGCTATCATTACCCGGAAGACGAGAACGCGGATTCAGCCTGGGACAATTTGATAAGTCCGAACTTCAACATGACACCACCTACAATCTTGTCGATCCAAACGGAAAAATCATTGCCTTCGCAAACCAGGTCAGGTCGTATCAGCCAGGAGAGGTGACCATTGATTTGATGCGACATCGCGTGGAAGTACCAAACGGTGCAATGGACTTTCTGTTCGCAAAAATGCTACTGATGCTGCATCAAGCCGGATTTACTCACTTCAGCCTGGGTCTGGCTGCCCTCTCCGGAGTTGGCACTGAAAGTGATGCAACACTGCAAGAACGTGCTGTTCACCAGATATATGAACATATGAACCGCTTCTTTTCTTATAAGGGATTGCGGAACTATAAAGCCAAATTCGCTCCAGCCTGGGTCTCCAGGTATCTAGTGTACGAAGGAGGTACACCTGGTCTGGTGCGTACGACAATCGCAATTGCAAAAGCAACGGAAGATTAG
- a CDS encoding excinuclease ABC subunit C, producing the protein MNLLRDRFLFLDCQTTAANPVLGSILEIAWCDSSASEQQPGKIQCKLVSQPDKKEIPFRIQVITGISDEEMVNAVHEREIYFSLKKHCAENQINAAVVHYASFEKPFLHELFEKHGDEPFPLDLICTYQIARRLFPNLPTRGIRGLGGFFGASNCELKRSSHHVEMTFSIWQGLVAELAKQGIYSVEELRDWLKEPVKTKRTKYQYPLESEKRLSLPDKPGVYKMMNARGEILYVGKATSLKSRVNSYFRGQRNKDPRKLEMLTQTHNIDHIECGSALEAAILETDEIKRHDPPYNYSLKRKQRQLAFFDENLSSMSYIQSIDHPIGPFSGHFALEQFTRVHTWLTTGEDDPLIFFDEVPTDLISSGFELFCAEHNLDPTLLATPRDLMAFCIRFIRKSARLSQQSNGEATNPLDTGEPDDDDLEDEDSDDSLVEYTPEDVSGKFGRLFKRIAKSYLRGKVLTRLLNSRIIFQEKSKIRRLEVRSGEIVHSDDSLELKNAAKEQLWQNLDVMTYDRISVLLSEIIRMRAAGQNVIIEPDMPLSIVSHQII; encoded by the coding sequence ATGAATCTATTGCGTGACCGCTTTTTGTTTCTGGATTGTCAGACAACAGCTGCAAATCCCGTATTGGGCAGCATCCTTGAAATCGCCTGGTGCGACTCAAGCGCAAGCGAACAGCAGCCGGGAAAGATTCAATGCAAACTAGTCAGTCAACCCGACAAAAAGGAAATTCCATTTCGAATTCAGGTAATTACAGGAATATCAGATGAGGAGATGGTCAATGCGGTGCATGAACGCGAAATATATTTCTCGCTGAAGAAACATTGTGCCGAAAACCAAATAAATGCGGCAGTGGTGCATTATGCATCATTTGAAAAGCCCTTTCTCCATGAACTCTTTGAAAAGCACGGTGACGAGCCGTTTCCGCTTGATCTGATATGCACGTATCAAATTGCCAGACGGCTGTTTCCTAATCTACCCACACGCGGAATACGCGGTCTTGGTGGCTTCTTTGGTGCATCAAACTGTGAATTGAAACGCTCTTCTCACCACGTCGAAATGACTTTTTCAATCTGGCAGGGACTTGTAGCCGAACTCGCCAAACAGGGCATCTACAGTGTCGAGGAGCTCCGCGATTGGCTTAAGGAACCGGTAAAAACCAAGCGCACAAAATATCAATACCCACTCGAAAGCGAAAAGCGCCTTTCACTACCAGATAAACCTGGCGTATACAAAATGATGAACGCCAGGGGTGAAATTCTCTATGTAGGCAAGGCAACATCATTGAAAAGTCGAGTCAACAGCTACTTTCGCGGACAACGCAATAAGGATCCACGAAAGCTTGAGATGCTCACTCAAACGCACAATATTGACCACATCGAATGCGGCTCAGCACTAGAGGCAGCGATACTGGAAACGGACGAGATAAAAAGACACGACCCACCTTACAACTACAGCTTGAAGCGGAAGCAACGGCAACTGGCTTTTTTCGATGAAAACTTATCCTCCATGTCTTACATACAATCTATAGATCACCCGATCGGTCCATTTTCGGGTCACTTTGCTCTTGAACAGTTCACGCGTGTACACACCTGGCTTACCACGGGTGAAGATGACCCGTTGATATTTTTCGATGAAGTGCCCACAGATCTAATTTCCAGTGGCTTTGAACTATTCTGCGCTGAGCACAATCTCGATCCAACTTTGCTTGCTACTCCCCGAGATCTGATGGCTTTCTGTATAAGATTTATCCGTAAGTCAGCCAGACTGTCACAGCAGTCCAATGGTGAAGCTACAAATCCCCTGGACACAGGCGAACCCGACGACGATGATCTCGAGGACGAAGATTCAGACGATTCACTGGTCGAATACACCCCCGAGGATGTGTCTGGGAAGTTTGGCAGGCTCTTCAAACGCATTGCCAAATCATATTTACGCGGAAAAGTTCTGACACGACTTCTCAATTCACGAATAATTTTCCAGGAGAAATCAAAAATCCGCAGACTAGAGGTGCGCAGTGGCGAAATCGTACACTCAGACGATTCCCTCGAACTGAAAAATGCAGCGAAAGAGCAGCTCTGGCAAAATCTGGACGTCATGACATACGACCGAATTAGCGTGCTTCTTTCGGAAATTATCAGAATGAGAGCTGCCGGTCAGAACGTCATCATCGAACCGGACATGCCTCTTTCGATAGTCAGTCACCAGATAATTTAA
- the dnaK gene encoding molecular chaperone DnaK, giving the protein MAKAVGIDLGTTNSVVAVMEGGKPAVIANAEGLRTTPSVVAYSKTGERLVGQLARRQAVVNPQNTIYSIKRFVGRRFDEVQGERDIVSYKVKETADGGCKVVIQDKDYTPEEISAVILRKLKDDAEKYLGEKVTGAVITVPAYFNDSQRQSTKNAGVIAGLDVLRIINEPTAAALAYGIDKKANETILVFDLGGGTFDVSILEVGDGVFEVHATSGDTHLGGDDFDHVIVDWLAEEFKRLEGIDLRKDAQALQRLTEAAEKAKIELSQVNETSISLPFITANESGPKHLDMRITRAKFNELTRHLVERCRKPVEQALKDANLTTADINEVVLVGGSSRIPAVQELVKSLTGGKEPNQTVNPDEVVAIGAAIQAGVLGGEVKDVVLLDVTPLSLGIETMGGVFTKLVERNTTIPTHKSQTFSTAEDNQPAVDIQVFQGERQMAKDNKMLGNFRLDGIKPAPRAVPRIEVSFDIDANGILSVTARDEQSGKEQKITITASTNLSKDDVGRLVKEAESHANEDAKVREAADLRNEADNLCYSVERQIRDGGNKVTETNRHKAEQLIGDIRTRIENRADSDTDKLKGLMNELRGALVNIQQDVTANASSSSTTNESNGESSSSSSSTAESDDIVDADVT; this is encoded by the coding sequence ATGGCAAAGGCAGTCGGCATAGATTTAGGTACGACAAACTCAGTAGTAGCAGTCATGGAAGGTGGAAAACCGGCTGTGATAGCCAATGCTGAGGGACTCCGAACTACGCCTTCAGTAGTGGCATACTCGAAAACCGGCGAAAGGTTGGTTGGGCAGCTGGCAAGACGTCAAGCAGTTGTTAATCCGCAGAACACCATATACTCCATCAAACGATTCGTAGGACGCCGCTTCGACGAGGTCCAGGGTGAACGCGACATCGTTTCCTACAAAGTTAAAGAAACAGCCGACGGTGGCTGCAAAGTTGTCATTCAAGACAAAGATTACACGCCTGAAGAAATCTCAGCAGTCATCTTGCGCAAACTGAAAGATGATGCGGAAAAATATCTCGGAGAAAAGGTAACAGGAGCAGTCATCACAGTTCCAGCTTACTTCAATGACTCGCAACGTCAATCGACAAAAAACGCCGGTGTAATCGCAGGTCTCGACGTGCTGCGTATCATCAACGAACCGACAGCAGCAGCACTCGCCTACGGCATTGACAAAAAGGCGAACGAAACCATCCTCGTGTTCGACCTGGGTGGTGGCACATTCGACGTCTCGATTTTAGAAGTAGGTGACGGAGTATTCGAAGTACACGCAACTTCAGGTGACACACACCTCGGCGGCGATGACTTCGACCACGTCATCGTTGACTGGTTGGCAGAAGAATTCAAACGTCTTGAGGGCATCGATCTTCGCAAAGACGCACAAGCTCTTCAAAGACTTACTGAAGCTGCTGAAAAGGCAAAAATAGAATTGTCACAGGTGAATGAAACCAGCATTTCGCTGCCATTCATAACAGCCAATGAGTCCGGACCAAAACATCTGGATATGCGCATAACCCGCGCCAAGTTCAATGAATTGACCCGACACCTGGTTGAGCGCTGCCGCAAGCCAGTCGAGCAAGCACTGAAAGATGCCAATTTGACTACAGCAGATATCAATGAAGTTGTGCTTGTCGGAGGTTCGTCACGCATTCCAGCAGTTCAAGAATTGGTGAAGAGTTTGACCGGCGGCAAAGAGCCGAATCAAACCGTCAATCCTGATGAAGTTGTAGCCATCGGAGCTGCGATTCAAGCTGGCGTTCTGGGCGGCGAAGTAAAAGACGTTGTACTCCTCGACGTCACTCCGCTCTCGCTCGGAATCGAGACTATGGGTGGTGTATTCACAAAACTGGTTGAACGCAACACAACAATCCCGACTCACAAGTCGCAAACCTTCTCGACCGCTGAAGATAATCAACCTGCTGTCGACATCCAGGTCTTTCAGGGTGAAAGACAAATGGCTAAAGACAACAAAATGCTGGGTAATTTCCGCCTCGACGGAATCAAGCCCGCACCACGCGCGGTGCCAAGAATCGAAGTGTCGTTCGATATTGATGCAAACGGCATTTTGAGTGTCACTGCCCGCGATGAACAGAGCGGCAAAGAGCAGAAAATCACCATAACTGCCAGCACCAACTTGTCAAAAGATGACGTCGGCAGACTCGTAAAAGAAGCAGAAAGCCATGCCAATGAAGACGCGAAGGTGCGAGAAGCCGCGGATCTTCGGAATGAGGCTGATAACCTCTGCTACTCGGTTGAACGGCAGATTCGGGACGGCGGTAATAAAGTAACCGAGACGAACAGACACAAGGCAGAGCAACTAATCGGCGATATCAGAACTCGTATAGAAAATCGCGCTGACTCTGACACAGACAAACTAAAGGGTCTCATGAATGAATTGCGCGGTGCGCTGGTCAATATCCAACAAGATGTTACGGCCAACGCCAGCTCCAGTTCGACAACTAACGAAAGCAATGGAGAAAGCAGCAGTTCATCGAGTTCGACTGCCGAGAGCGACGACATAGTTGACGCTGACGTGACTTAA